The following proteins come from a genomic window of Candidatus Sulfotelmatobacter sp.:
- a CDS encoding sodium:solute symporter family protein, with protein MFSHSPLDWGLVALYFAFLAAVWLRLFGTSKTPLEYLLAGRRVTLPAFVATLVVTWYGGILGVGEYSYRYGLANWVVFGVPYYIGALLFALLFARRAREAALTTLPDLLLKSYGRGPALIGATAVFIISAPAAYVLMLGTLFAAMFGLPLVPCIVASSLLSVFYIHRGGLRSVVFTDQVQFVLMYLGFIILLAVLVAKQGGLPFLEQRLPPELFTWRGGNPPGAILVWYFIALSALVDPGFWQRAYAARDPEIAKQGVLWSIVCWAIFDFLTTACGMYARALLPNLAQPVYAFPEIANLTLPPFALGLFYLAMIATVMSTIDSYGFIAATTIGRDVIWRLQRGADEAKAVSYSRWGLWIAALFATVLAIARQSVIDLWHDLGSITTPALLLPVGTALLGRGRLGHHWTTAAMAIPFLVSFGWIVARMLDVRGRNPFSIEPIYAGLGASLLIYAAGHALQRGDHS; from the coding sequence ATGTTCAGCCACAGTCCACTCGACTGGGGACTGGTCGCACTCTATTTCGCGTTTCTGGCGGCGGTCTGGCTGCGCCTGTTCGGCACCAGCAAGACGCCGCTCGAGTATCTGCTCGCGGGCCGCCGCGTCACGCTGCCGGCGTTCGTGGCCACGCTGGTCGTCACCTGGTACGGTGGCATCCTCGGCGTCGGCGAGTATTCGTACCGCTACGGGCTCGCCAACTGGGTGGTATTCGGCGTGCCCTACTACATCGGCGCGTTGCTGTTCGCGCTGTTGTTCGCGCGCCGGGCGCGCGAGGCCGCGCTGACCACCCTGCCCGATCTGCTGCTCAAGAGCTATGGGCGCGGCCCGGCCCTGATCGGCGCGACCGCCGTGTTCATCATCTCGGCGCCGGCCGCCTATGTGTTGATGCTCGGCACCTTGTTCGCCGCGATGTTCGGGCTGCCCCTGGTGCCGTGCATCGTCGCCTCGTCGCTGCTCTCGGTCTTCTACATCCATCGCGGCGGCCTGCGAAGCGTGGTCTTCACCGACCAGGTGCAGTTCGTGCTGATGTACCTCGGCTTCATCATCCTGCTCGCGGTGCTGGTGGCGAAGCAGGGCGGCCTGCCATTCCTCGAGCAGCGCCTGCCGCCCGAGCTGTTCACCTGGCGCGGGGGCAATCCCCCCGGCGCGATCCTGGTCTGGTACTTCATCGCGCTCTCGGCGCTGGTGGATCCGGGCTTCTGGCAGCGCGCCTACGCCGCGCGCGATCCCGAGATCGCGAAGCAGGGCGTGCTGTGGTCGATCGTATGCTGGGCGATCTTCGACTTCCTCACCACCGCATGCGGGATGTACGCGCGCGCCCTGCTGCCGAATCTGGCGCAGCCGGTCTATGCGTTTCCCGAGATCGCCAACCTCACGCTGCCGCCGTTCGCGCTCGGCCTCTTCTACCTGGCGATGATCGCCACGGTGATGAGCACCATCGATTCCTACGGCTTCATCGCCGCCACCACCATTGGCCGCGACGTGATCTGGCGGTTGCAGCGCGGTGCGGACGAGGCGAAGGCGGTTTCGTATTCGAGATGGGGGCTGTGGATCGCGGCACTGTTCGCCACCGTGCTGGCGATCGCCAGGCAGAGCGTCATCGACCTGTGGCACGACCTGGGCTCGATCACCACGCCGGCGCTGCTGCTCCCGGTCGGCACTGCGCTGCTCGGGCGCGGCCGTCTTGGCCACCACTGGACCACCGCCGCCATGGCGATTCCATTCTTGGTCTCATTCGGCTGGATCGTGGCCCGCATGCTTGACGTACGCGGGCGCAATCCCTTTTCCATCGAACCCATCTACGCCGGGCTCGGCGCCTCGCTGCTGATCTATGCGGCGGGCCACGCGCTCCAGCGAGGAGACCACTCGTGA